In Enoplosus armatus isolate fEnoArm2 chromosome 20, fEnoArm2.hap1, whole genome shotgun sequence, the sequence CAATGGTATCATCTATGGGGTGAAGTCCCTCAGTGTTTTTAACCATACTAGCAGTCTGGTCATAGGGATGGCAATGTGTGTCATTCGGTGCCTCAgttgatccaccactttggtctagactaaaatatctcagcaactagTGGATGGATTGTAATTCagttttgtacaaacattcatggtccccagaagatgtATCGTATTGACTTTGATGATCTCtttacttttcctctagcgccaccggCGGGTCATTCTCACttattctgtgaaatatcttaacatgtactggatggattggcacgAAATTAGGTTCAGACATTCAGACGTTGTATCCTATACGACTTTGGAGATCTCttgatttttcctctagcgccaccatgaggttgacgtttgtggttttgagcAAAAGTGTCttcttcaggatgaattgtaataactttcatgatcccttaactttaatctagcgccatcatcaggtcaacattttcatttatccaatacctgcaaaactaatgacattcccatcagcctcagctgtacatgTGACACGGTAAACTGAGGTGGTGAATATGGTAAACGTTATAactgcaaaacatcagcatgttaacattgttatTGTGGGCCCCACAGAGCCGCTGGCATGACTttactcttagtcttgttgtgCAACTTCCACATGCAGTCAAGAGTGAAGTTTTCAGGTCAGCCAAGCTGATCACATTTCCCTAATTCCCTCAGTGAATATGCATCTTACAGCACCCACTCAGTGTTTATCTACTGCATGCTGTTTGATCAGTTTTCACAGTGTGTGAGCAGGAGATATACTGCTGCCTCCAACAACAGTGTAACTCTGACGGGAAAGACTGCactgtaattattttaatgagAGGTGACAGTCTCAAGCGTAGGGCTTACCCAAAAATGATTTAAGTCAAACATAGCAGCCAGAGGTGGGAGCTATCTcttgtagagctgcaacgagAAGTCGATAAATAGATCAgcaaatcaacagaaaatgaatcatttcaatcaattttcAAGATAAGATGCCAAACATTTTatggttccagctcctcaaatgtgaggattttttgctttttcttgtcttacattatattaaataaaatatctttgGGCTTTAGACTAAACAAGGAAACTCAAGGAAGCTGTTactgacatttttcacagttttctcaaattttattgaccaaatatcaagaaaataagcagattaatcgataatttAATACAATAGTTAACTGCAGCCCTAATTCTTTGTGCTCAATGggaataatcagaatcagaataagaatcagaaatactttattgatccccggggggaaattatgtTATAATTAATAAAGTAGAGCTCCAACGAAtacttgattaatcgattgaaAGAAATTTAGTTGCTTTCtatctattttgataatcggtaaattgtttcagtcattttttaagcaaaaatgtcaaacgtgTGGACAAAAGACACAATTTGAAGGCGTCGCTTtggtctctgggaaattgtgatgagcattttccacaatttttctgacattttatagactattCATCGACTCATcgattaatcgtgacaataattggcggatgaatcgataatgaaaataatcattagctgcagccctggaGTAAAGTGGCATCACTCTGCCAGGCAGCcaaaactgaaaacaccaacacacattaGCAGAGCAACTCTCCAGCTGAGCACACATCCATCTCAGTCAGTACAGCACAAGGCAAAGCGTGCAACCACAAAATATGCAGATAAATCAGACACTCCACCTCCTTGTTTCTTGTAAGAGGCAGTGCTTATTTTTGTCTGGTGACACATAAATAATGACTGCGCAGGCGAGCTGTTTACTGTACTATATCCTGTAGTCGTGTTGAAACGAGAAGTTCTGTTTAGAGGCAAGATTTCAGTACTGGGGGTGAAAAGATGGTTGCAATTAGTCCCCTGAAAATACCATGATTTAGTATTTCACACAATAATACTCTGTACAAATAGAGGAAGAGGCCGCTCTTGGTTGTTTTCACAAGTCTGCTCTCTAAAACATGTCAGTAGTGTGGCCTGTTCTCCGTACAACCACCAGAGGGCCTCAGCGTTTCACAGGCAACACACTATACAGATAGTGACAACATAAACTCACAGCCTGCTTTTCCCTAGGAGAAGTATTTTATTCTCACAATATAGTTACaatttttacaataacaaaattatataaatatacaatacagaaggaaaaaagaaaaagaaatgtatatacAGGCAACACTGACGTGGGTGTACCAGTAAAGCTTCCCATATGGCTCTCCCTCCAttagaaatgtaaacaaaaggagGACGCTGTCTTGTGAATTTGACTGTACCATCAGAGGAGACTATAGCTAAGtagtgcagcagtgtgtcaaTCTCAAATAGGATTGCTGCAGGTCACATTACAGACTTCTGACAGGAATAACTGCCATGCTGCGGCAGCAGGATAAGACAAAGAGACCCCTCATAGAGGAAACAttcatggtttttttttaatcccccAGGGTTGATGTTAAAACAGtgctgaaaacataaacaagagAAGAGACAACCCTCTATAGTctattgtaaaaaaacaaactagaaAACTGTAAAAGTGCTTATGTTCATGTATATTCAGAGTAAGACgttttaaattcaattaagaCTTACACAACAGCAAGTGAAGCAACCTTTCTACATGAGGACAGACTTGAGATGATTAGAGCCACTGCCCATTAAGATTCttactaaaattaaaaacagttttttgtaaatatgtaaaatagGTGTGTTTATCGACACATTGGGGAGTGGGGGTATTCCCACATGACCCTTCAGAGTCACGTATATGACTAATTCAACACTCAGCCGTGTGTGCTGTTTcagattaatttaattaatttaagaCAAACTCTGCACTTGATCCGACCTGAAGCAAAACGTAATTTAAAATGTACCAAAATACTGTTATGTTAATGCTAGAATTGTTGTTATtcagtaaacaaataaagaaaacagtcGACATGAACAGGGAGCTCAGCAGTTCTGTTAATGTAAACGTCACATCTTAAGTCACAGATAGCGTTTAAACCTAAATGCTGAAATGGAAAACAAGTGACTGCTTGCTTTGAGTTTTGAGATCTGTCTGAGAGGACCAAAAAATAGAAGGGAACATTTATAAGACATGCATATATCAGTGATGAAGCCCATCAACTGCTCTAACTTGACCTGGAAGGGGTATAAATAGTGCAATATAAACTGGGCCTTTCTGAACGAGCCACTCAGGGACAGACGTTAACTGCATTAGCTGGCCCATGTTGTTGTTAACTAATAAAGGATAACAGAGATCAGGGTTTCACTGGTAGCCTGGGATAAATGTGATCAAGATAAAGCCTtatttttcagttatttatttatacatgtaCAAAACTAACTCCACCGTAGAAAAATGTTTAGTGTCTAATTGAAAAAGTTAGCATGTAGAGCCCTCACATTGATGAGATTCCACATGAAAGTGACTTAAAGTGAGCAGAGGGAGGTCTTTGCTCCGTTcaatttttcaaaaatgaaaacaaatgactaCCAATCGTACCGTTTTAGCCACGAAATGGTACAATTTCAGTGTGGCTCTCATGATGTCGTGTGCATGctaatttaattttcaaatatTGCTCTGTAGAGTTGGATAATagtgctgcattcatgtcatatcAGAGGAAGCAAAACGACTGGATATcttcttggtttgttttttaaatataaggCAACACAGAGGGTCAAGTGATATTCTGCTCTGCAAGCTTGTACTCCTATAAAGGGTCATTCGGGTTTTTCCATGTATTGTTCAAGTTACTCTATGAGTAGAAGAGGGGCACGTGGTTTGGTTTCCTGATAATAGCCATACCTAAAGCAAGGTTATTGGGGCCTAAATGAACACTTCAACCAAAGCGTGCATTAAAATCCACTGGAAATTTTCATGTTCAGACCTCTGTCATTTGACGATTCATAGAAAAATACTGAATCATTGATTTTTCATAAGTACAGGGTGAGCACAACCTTGCACTATCTTGCAATTTGAAGACTGATTTTTCACTGGAAAGGTATCTTATCACAGACTGTGGTCCACTATGTTTCACCTgataacaacaaacatttttttattggcTGACAGTAAGTGTAAAGACAAATTGTAAGTGTTGCAGTTCTCTGAAAGCCAATGTGCATTTAAATGCTGACAAATATTATCTAATTGTGTCCTTAATTTGTACAATTTACCCCACCAATATACAGagaaaactacaacaacatacaactggtaatttaatattttagcatataactttttgtctttgtttacagCAAAATTCATTCTCATTTAATGTTACACAAAGTGATGTTGATGTGCTCATTTTAAGTTATTTACCTGTCCTTCCCATTTAGCATTAATGGTGGTTATGTTTGCTGATGTCGATATGGTTATTATCAAAGGAATAATAACCACTCCAGTTCCACCTTTAACCCAAAAAGATGCTTGAATATTGCATGAAAAAACAGGAATTGCATGTTACGTTTCATGAtccaaaatgcagtttaaacaTTCATTAGCACTGTGTAACCTCTTCATCTAATGCGAAAAATTCGGCTCCATTAGTGAGACTTTGCATCAACTGGTAACACTACTTCCTTGACTGGTGAAAAACAACAGGGGACATAATTCTTTGTCCTCTTCAGTTTGTTATACAATTGACTCTCTCAGGTTTGCCTGTGGGGTCAAGAAATATAGGTTGGGGGCAGAATGTAACAAAACCTCATTGGTAATTTCTACAGGTACAACCATGACATTTGGCTCAGGGGCTTCTGGACCACACTGGGCCCCGCTGTAATGTGATAATGTTTCGGGATTAGGAGGCAGTTGGCTTGCTAGAGTTTCTAAAGCAGTCTGCTCCATCTCCTCTGCAAGGTCCACGTTGCTCCCGTAGAGCACTCCCATCCTTCGTGCGAGCATCCCCTCTTTTTCTGGGGGATCTTCACCATCGTCCTTTCTACCCATCCTCTTACAGCGGTGAGTAAATGCAGCGTGGTGTATGCAGCGTTTCAGTAGGTGGCTGCGGTAAGCCCTCTGAATGACTACAGCAGccctctgctcttctttgtGGCGTACCGTTGTGGTAATAGGTGCAAAGGAGTCTGAGGTGGGGTTGTTCAGGATGAACTTAGCCTCAATGCTCTCCCGCATTGCCGCCATCTCCACCGTGTCTCCCAAGACCATCTGTGTGACCGCCAACAAGACATCCAGGCAGTGGATCCTGTCCCCAATGACCAGGGGTAGATCCATTTCAATCAGGCGAAACAGATTGGGCTTAGCAACCCTCAGCGGCTCCTGCAAGGCATCACAAAAATCTGAGAGCCGGCTGTACTCAATGAACTGAGTTCCATCTTGGTCAAACTTCTCCCAAGTCTCATTGAACATCTCAAAGTCTTCCTCACAGAGTGCATCCCCACTCTCCTCCTGCGCCACATTGAAGTTCTCTAAGATGATAGCGATATACATGTTGATCACCACTAAGAATGAGATGATGATGTAGCCGCAGAAGAAGATCATGCTCATGCCCGGGTTGCCGCAGTTACCCTTTACACCCGTGCCCGGGTTCTCGAAGTCTGGGTCACAGTCTGGAAACTCCTTGTTCAGCATTGGAAGTAAAAGCCCATCCCAGCCGGCTGACGTTGTAATCTCAAACAAGCAGATAATGCTTCCACCAAATGTCTCAAAATTAAATATATCATCAATTCCAGCCTCCTTTTTGACATAGGCAAAGTTTGACATGCCAAATATGGAGAAGATGAACATAatgaggaagagcaggagacCAATATTGAATagggcaggaagtgacatcattaGAGCGAAGAGAAGCGTCCGAATGCCCTTCGCTCCTTTAATAAGACGCAGAATCCGGCCTATTCTGGCCAGTCTGATCACCCTGAACAGAGTCGGTGACACAAAGTACTTCTCGATTATGTCTGAGAGCATTGTACCTGAAATAAAAGGAGATAAACTACAGTCAGAGACGATATATGAACACCTGTTGTCTGTGTGAACGCAACAGCAGGAGTTTTTAAGTAATGTAATTCACAACTGTGCTCGTAATGGATTGGATACCCACCAGCTATGGACAAGATGACCACAACAAAATCGAAAACGTTCCATCCATTGGTGAAGAAGTAGTGTCGCAGGGCAAAGAGcttcaacacacactctccagtGAAGACAATAATGAACGCCACGTTTACTTTAAAGAGGAAGTCTTCCTTTTCTGCACTTTGGTTGTCTGTCTCCACCATCATGGTCACCATATTGAGGCAGATGAGCACCATGATGAAGATGTCAAAGAACTGCTGACTGATGAAGTCAAACACCATTCCCTGGATTAGGTTCTGCAGGTCAAACGGAGACAGGGGGACGGGGTTGGGAAGGCGAGGACCAGAAACACAAATCCGATAGGGTCATTTGGCCTGTTCACACCAGCAGTGTGCAGAAAAGGTCAGCACAGGGGTCACTGATGACATCGTCATGCCACGCATGCCAAGCTAACTTCAGCTTACCTCATTTATACTTTTCAACATCAAACAATGTAGTTACAGTTACACTTTTGAGTCTTTCCCTAATAATACAACACATTAATATCACTAAGTTAATATGACTAGCAGTGACTGGAATAATCATGCAGTTGTAAATGAATGACATACAGTTGGACGTGGAATTGGCTTCTGTGGCTTCTTGGAACCAAGTTTCTTCATGGCCTCGTAATACTTTTTTTGTTCCTCAGTCATGAAGATATCTTTATCTCCAAAGTGCTCACACAACATGGAACAAGAAACTTAAATTAGGTGACAACTTTTGTGTGCTTTAAAATAAGTATCGCTGTAACTTTAATCACTTTTGTATTGGTGCTTCTTATAAAAAAGTGTGATacttatctttttcttttgttggttGAAATTGTCGATAATGACACCAATGAAGAGGTTGAGAGTGAAGAAAGAGCCAAAGATGATAAAGATGACAAAGTATATGTACATGTAGAGGTTGATCTCATACGAAGGTTGCTCCTCCACctaaaaaggaacaaaacatttagaatattagaaaaaaatgtaagaaagGAGAAAGCAGTCCTTTccctgtttttaaatgattaaaagcaTATTTAGTAAGATTGATAATTATGAGACACGGGATAAAAGGTTACACTGGAATACGATACTAGCCAGGAGGGGCACTTGTTGATCCAAAGACTGGATCACCATCTGTCACgtatttattacatatatattcaatTAACTCAAAGTGCAGGGTGGTGTTAGAAAGGGACGGGACTATATATGAACTCCTGGCGAGCAGATATTATTTCTATACATATACCCAATAAAAACCTTACTTAGTACACATATTGTTGAGCAATAGCCAAAAGTTCAACTACTGGTCTAAATATTATTACATGATTTTGTAATTCATCATAAACAAAGTATACATGGATTTAGAATAATAGACTAGGTTGTGTAGTGAGACCAAAATGCTAAATGAAGGGTATTCTGTACACaggctcattttcattttattagcCAGTGTTTGCCTTGTATACAGTACTGATACATATGACTTTAAAACAAAGGGCTACCAacatatttaatgttaaatgtaatttttcaatacTGACATAACTGTAAATAAGAACTACCTCTCTTGAGTCAACGGCAGCATACATGATGTCCATCCAGCCTTTAAAAGTTGCCTGAAATACAGAGCATTGTTTCAAAAATCTGTGTCACTGAACGCAACAGCTTTCCAAAATGCTTAATCATGGAGACAGCACGCCTCACCACTTGAAGCAGGGACAGGTAGCCTTGTCCCACATTGTCATAGTTGACTTTGACGTTGATCCAGCGGGCGTCCTGCGTGGCTTCTTTGATGGCCATGCAGTCGCTCCTGTTGTTGACCTCAGTCATGGGGAAAAGCTCCTCCGTGGTGGTGTTGATGCAGCGGTAGAACTTGCCAGCGAACAGGTTAACTCCCATGATGCTGAAGATGAGCCAGAAGAtcagacacaccagcagcacgTTGAAGATGGAGGGAATTGCTCCAACAAGAGCGTTCACCACCACCTGCCCAAAAGAGAGGACTTTgtttgaattaatgaatgacATATAAATGTATAGAATTATTCCCTAGTTTACTTTGTTTGTAGGAGTGAGCAACGAACTTGCTATTGCCATCAAGTTTTACCAATACTCTTACCTCAGTCAGCTCTGTTACAGCAGCCGTGGAGTAAGCATGCAATTAACACACGTTGTAGGGAGAAAGCCAGTCAAATTAGTATGACAAGGCATTGAACATCACAGCTTTTGTGTCATCTAAATCAACGTTAGCCATGCACACTGCTCAAACAAAAACTCACCCTCATCCCTTCAAATCTCGACAGAGCTCGAAGAGGCCTCAGTGCCCTGAGAGTTCTGAGGGATTTGATCGGTCCAAGGTCAGAGTAGCCCATCCAGTTGGCAGCTAAACTAACCAGGGAAATCTGTGGCAGAATCAAAAGGTTTCCTAAGCAAGTGTTACCACGCTCTTTATCTGACATAAAACCAAATGTCAAAACTTACATCTACGATGAAAAAGTCCAACCAACACCAAGCGTTGGTGAAGTAGGTCTTGAAGCCATATGCGACCCATTTAAGGAGCATCTCAATGATAAAGACGTAGGTGAAAACTTTGTCAGAATACTCCAGAATAATTTTGATGGTTCGGCGTCTTTCTATGTGTATGTCTTCAAAGGCCTGCCAAAAGAAGATATGAGATACCTAGATACATGTCCCACGTGGACACAGTGTCTTAACACTGTCTTAAAGTGGTcaacatttctaaatgtgttgCACTGATGGCAGCACTCACCAGAGCTCCACTGCTGAGGAGGATCATAAAGATTATAAAGGTTTCAAACCAGTCATGCTCCACAATAGTGAAGCAAGTCCTACGGAGGTTCCACCATTTCTTGCCTTTACCTTGGGTGATGTCCACAGTCAGACATGGCCAGCGCTTCACACAGTCTGAGTGGAGAGGAAAATCAAAGGCTCAGGATTACTCCAAAAGATGTCATATTAGATTTCAACAGCATGAGCTCTGGTACTAAAAAAACAACGAGCGGCCACTGCATGATAAGTTTACAGTTCATGGTGGTTCATACTGTCAGTGAAGAAGGCCTCTGGCTCCACTGGGTCGggctcttcttcttccacttctTCTGGTTCAGGCTCAGGTGGTTGATAGTCCACTGTGCTACACACTGAAGAATCCCCATCATTCAAAGCACCCATCGACTAGTCAGGAATTACAATTGAAGCTCAGTTACAAAGCCACCATGCAAAATACACATtattgattttttccccccccattTATTTTGAGCAGAACCCCATATAAAGTATTGAtcttaatcaattaattggtAACAAGTTCATGTGGGTCTACAGAGGTACTCACTATGACATCTTCCTGCGTACCAATTTCATCTTCTACGTTTTCCTGAAATCGCACAGGAAGAGAATGAACTTTAGTGTTTCTTTCACAGTTTCTTGTATTTTAGCATTTGATTGATTTCCCAGTTAACTCTTAAAGACCCTGCACAACCCcgacaggtgttttcacttgtgtGGCCTGATCCTCCTCTCTggactgtgtgggcgtgtaCACAACCGTGTTTGACTGACATCTCCCTCACACTGTGAGCTTTCTTTCACCTGTTAGGGCGGGACATCTTACacatttaccatttttattAGTACACAGACTTTGATGACCTCATGTAAACTGTAGTCAGccagaataagtgaaaacacctgtgtgggtgtgtggggcTGTCAAGTAGTGCAATCTAGGTATTTCCACTGTGTACTAATGATAAAGGTGTAAGTTGTTCAGTCCTAACAGATGCAACAAACACACTATATTTCTGGTATACAAATATcccattcacttccattgaaaTGTGTTGCGCAGGACCTTTAAACAATGTAGTTCAAAATATTGAAGTaacttttaaatatatatgCTGTTGGTAGATGATGCCTACGTGCCAGTGCTCTTAGATAGCTAGATAGATagctagatagatagatagatagatagatagatagatagatagatagatagattgaaCTGTACTTACCAAGTAATGTTGGTTATTTTTCTCATATGAAATCTCTGAGTCATTAGCATGATCtgcatcatcctcatcatcctcacccAGGTTTAAGTCTGACTCTCCCGGGGCGATTGGCACATTGAGACTGATCTCTCCATCCACAATAAATCCAGAAGGCCGGCCTTCAACCAAACAATTAGTTATCCCATCTGCCATTTTGAAATTCTCACTGGTGTCCAAGTGGTTCATTTCAATTCCCTCCGTTTTAGGGTCCTCGTCGTCCGCCGGACCCTCCTCAGGCTCCTTGGGCTTTCTGCCAAGAATCTGCAGGACCGTTCGAATGATGAACGCTTTGAACCAGTTGATGCCCCGTGTGATCCTGCCAATGGCAATCTGGAGATTGTTCATCTCTCCGTCATCGTCCCCTGCTGAGAGGTTGTCTCCACTGAATGAGCTGAGCAGCAAGGCCAGGAAGAGGTTCAGCACCTGACAAAagaagtgatgaagtgatgaaggtacactgaaatgtaaatctgACATGTAAATCATAGTAATATTTACACAATTTCAACAATTTCCTTTTGTACCTcgatgtgaaaaacaaaaactttgcACTGCAGGAGATGTACACATCCTtattataatatacattataatCCCATATGAATCCCTACTGAGTCTGCAAGTGAAACAATTATAACATTTTCTGGTGGCCAAGCTTATACAGCTTGCTGAGTCAAAGTCTGCCGCCAAACTAAACGCAAAAGTCTGGACTGTCTCTGATACACATCACATATCAAGTTGGTCCTATGATGGCACATCAATAAACATTACGTCGTCTGCCTCCTGTTGCAGACGCAGCTATCTTTAGTTTCTAAACCTGTTAGTCAATTTCTCGGTTCCTGTTTCTTAGGTTTAGCGGGAGATCATGGTTACACGGGCCAGGGTCAGGCTGATCTCTCTCATTCCAGTGTTGGAGCTGTGAATCA encodes:
- the scn4aa gene encoding sodium channel protein type 4 subunit alpha A isoform X1, which gives rise to MATLLPPPGTDAFRRFTQESLAEIERLAEERKKAAEVEGHEEEEPTAPHADLEAGKSLPMIYGDPPPELLNTPLEDLDPFYKAQKTFIVISKGNTIFRFNAESACYILSPFSLVRRGAIKILIHSFIMITILSNCVFMTMSNPPAWSKTVEYVFTGIYTFEATVKVLSRGFCVGSFTFLRDPWNWLDFMVISMAYITEFVDLGNVSALRTFRVLRALKTITVIPGLKTIVAALIQSVKKMVDVMILTVFALAVFALVGLQLFMGNLRQKCVRWPIKTNETAFEFFNTTNAFNDTVSFNNSMGVNDTTYSNSTFNFIEYIENTDNHYYLEGSPDALLCGNSSDAGKCPEGYTCMKAGRNPNFGYTSFDSFGWSFLALFRLMTQDYWENLFQLILRAAGKTYMLFFVVVIFLGSFYLINLILAVVAMAYDEQNQATQREAIEKEEEFQRLLEQLKNQEQAQALGSQATLTSKKSLSHHTMSELADDERSLEHDEITKDCNGRLIPRLMVRSPTMVQPAADYELREKSLGSVHSMLHLEEPGLAQRSASVMTVLTAAAMEELEDAQRPCPPRWYKFADMFLKWDCCPQWVVFKNWVHFVVMDPFVDLAITICIVLNTLFMAMEHYPMTPEFNNMLSVGNLVFTGIFTAEMFFKLIAMDPYYYFQVGWNIFDSIIVTLSLVELGLANVQGLSVLRSFRLLRVFKLAKSWPTLNMLIKIIGNSVGALGNLTLVLAIIVFIFAVVGMQLFGKSYKDCVCKISEDCELPRWHMNDFFHSFLIVFRILCGEWIETMWDCMEVAGAGMCLLVFMMVMVIGNLVVLNLFLALLLSSFSGDNLSAGDDDGEMNNLQIAIGRITRGINWFKAFIIRTVLQILGRKPKEPEEGPADDEDPKTEGIEMNHLDTSENFKMADGITNCLVEGRPSGFIVDGEISLNVPIAPGESDLNLGEDDEDDADHANDSEISYEKNNQHYLENVEDEIGTQEDVISMGALNDGDSSVCSTVDYQPPEPEPEEVEEEEPDPVEPEAFFTDNCVKRWPCLTVDITQGKGKKWWNLRRTCFTIVEHDWFETFIIFMILLSSGALAFEDIHIERRRTIKIILEYSDKVFTYVFIIEMLLKWVAYGFKTYFTNAWCWLDFFIVDISLVSLAANWMGYSDLGPIKSLRTLRALRPLRALSRFEGMRVVVNALVGAIPSIFNVLLVCLIFWLIFSIMGVNLFAGKFYRCINTTTEELFPMTEVNNRSDCMAIKEATQDARWINVKVNYDNVGQGYLSLLQVATFKGWMDIMYAAVDSREVEEQPSYEINLYMYIYFVIFIIFGSFFTLNLFIGVIIDNFNQQKKKFGDKDIFMTEEQKKYYEAMKKLGSKKPQKPIPRPTNLIQGMVFDFISQQFFDIFIMVLICLNMVTMMVETDNQSAEKEDFLFKVNVAFIIVFTGECVLKLFALRHYFFTNGWNVFDFVVVILSIAGTMLSDIIEKYFVSPTLFRVIRLARIGRILRLIKGAKGIRTLLFALMMSLPALFNIGLLLFLIMFIFSIFGMSNFAYVKKEAGIDDIFNFETFGGSIICLFEITTSAGWDGLLLPMLNKEFPDCDPDFENPGTGVKGNCGNPGMSMIFFCGYIIISFLVVINMYIAIILENFNVAQEESGDALCEEDFEMFNETWEKFDQDGTQFIEYSRLSDFCDALQEPLRVAKPNLFRLIEMDLPLVIGDRIHCLDVLLAVTQMVLGDTVEMAAMRESIEAKFILNNPTSDSFAPITTTVRHKEEQRAAVVIQRAYRSHLLKRCIHHAAFTHRCKRMGRKDDGEDPPEKEGMLARRMGVLYGSNVDLAEEMEQTALETLASQLPPNPETLSHYSGAQCGPEAPEPNVMVVPVEITNEVLLHSAPNLYFLTPQANLRESIV
- the scn4aa gene encoding sodium channel protein type 4 subunit alpha A isoform X3, producing the protein MATLLPPPGTDAFRRFTQESLAEIERLAEERKKAAEVEGHEEEEPTAPHADLEAGKSLPMIYGDPPPELLNTPLEDLDPFYKAQKTFIVISKGNTIFRFNAESACYILSPFSLVRRGAIKILIHSLFSMFIMITILSNCVFMTMSNPPAWSKTVEYVFTGIYTFEATVKVLSRGFCVGSFTFLRDPWNWLDFMVISMAYITEFVDLGNVSALRTFRVLRALKTITVIPGLKTIVAALIQSVKKMVDVMILTVFALAVFALVGLQLFMGNLRQKCVRWPIKTNETAFEFFNTTNAFNDTVSFNNSMGVNDTTYSNSTFNFIEYIENTDNHYYLEGSPDALLCGNSSDAGKCPEGYTCMKAGRNPNFGYTSFDSFGWSFLALFRLMTQDYWENLFQLILRAAGKTYMLFFVVVIFLGSFYLINLILAVVAMAYDEQNQATQREAIEKEEEFQRLLEQLKNQEQAQALGSQATLTSKKSLSHHTMSELADDERSLEHDEITKDCNGRLIPRLMVRSPTMVQPAADYELREKSLGSVHSMLHLEEPGLAQRSASVMTVLTAAAMEELEDAQRPCPPRWYKFADMFLKWDCCPQWVVFKNWVHFVVMDPFVDLAITICIVLNTLFMAMEHYPMTPEFNNMLSVGNLVFTGIFTAEMFFKLIAMDPYYYFQVGWNIFDSIIVTLSLVELGLANVQGLSVLRSFRLLRVFKLAKSWPTLNMLIKIIGNSVGALGNLTLVLAIIVFIFAVVGMQLFGKSYKDCVCKISEDCELPRWHMNDFFHSFLIVFRILCGEWIETMWDCMEVAGAGMCLLVFMMVMVIGNLVVLNLFLALLLSSFSGDNLSAGDDDGEMNNLQIAIGRITRGINWFKAFIIRTVLQILGRKPKEPEEGPADDEDPKTEGIEMNHLDTSENFKMADGITNCLVEGRPSGFIVDGEISLNVPIAPGESDLNLGEDDEDDSMGALNDGDSSVCSTVDYQPPEPEPEEVEEEEPDPVEPEAFFTDNCVKRWPCLTVDITQGKGKKWWNLRRTCFTIVEHDWFETFIIFMILLSSGALAFEDIHIERRRTIKIILEYSDKVFTYVFIIEMLLKWVAYGFKTYFTNAWCWLDFFIVDISLVSLAANWMGYSDLGPIKSLRTLRALRPLRALSRFEGMRVVVNALVGAIPSIFNVLLVCLIFWLIFSIMGVNLFAGKFYRCINTTTEELFPMTEVNNRSDCMAIKEATQDARWINVKVNYDNVGQGYLSLLQVATFKGWMDIMYAAVDSREVEEQPSYEINLYMYIYFVIFIIFGSFFTLNLFIGVIIDNFNQQKKKFGDKDIFMTEEQKKYYEAMKKLGSKKPQKPIPRPTNLIQGMVFDFISQQFFDIFIMVLICLNMVTMMVETDNQSAEKEDFLFKVNVAFIIVFTGECVLKLFALRHYFFTNGWNVFDFVVVILSIAGTMLSDIIEKYFVSPTLFRVIRLARIGRILRLIKGAKGIRTLLFALMMSLPALFNIGLLLFLIMFIFSIFGMSNFAYVKKEAGIDDIFNFETFGGSIICLFEITTSAGWDGLLLPMLNKEFPDCDPDFENPGTGVKGNCGNPGMSMIFFCGYIIISFLVVINMYIAIILENFNVAQEESGDALCEEDFEMFNETWEKFDQDGTQFIEYSRLSDFCDALQEPLRVAKPNLFRLIEMDLPLVIGDRIHCLDVLLAVTQMVLGDTVEMAAMRESIEAKFILNNPTSDSFAPITTTVRHKEEQRAAVVIQRAYRSHLLKRCIHHAAFTHRCKRMGRKDDGEDPPEKEGMLARRMGVLYGSNVDLAEEMEQTALETLASQLPPNPETLSHYSGAQCGPEAPEPNVMVVPVEITNEVLLHSAPNLYFLTPQANLRESIV